One Lepus europaeus isolate LE1 chromosome 7, mLepTim1.pri, whole genome shotgun sequence DNA segment encodes these proteins:
- the LOC133763784 gene encoding putative olfactory receptor 56B2 yields MLVMFQNLRVSNSSKLQVSEFILMGFPGIHSWQHWLSLPLALLYLLALSANILILTIINKEAALHQPMYHFLGILAVVDMGLATTIMPKILAILWFNAKTISLPECFAQMYAIHCFVAMESGIFVCMAIDRYVAICLPLRYPSIVTDYFVIKATIFMALRSSLSPISVPVLAAQRHYCSQNQIEHCLCSNLGVTSLACDDRKINSINQLFLAWTIMGSDLGLIILSYALILRSVLKLKSAEAASKAISTCISHLILIFFFYTVVIVLSITHSATMTVPLVPVLLNVLHNVIPPALNPMVYALKNKELRQGLYNVLSLDSKCH; encoded by the exons atgctggt AATGTTCCAGAATCTCAGAGTTTCCAACAGCTCTAAACTCCAGGTCTCTGAGTTCATCCTGATGGGATTCCCAGGCATTCACAGCTGGCAGCACTGGCTCTCCCTGCCCTTGGCTCTGCTCTACCTCTTAGCTCTCAGTGCCAACATCCTCATCCTGACCATCATCAACAAAGAGGCAGCACTGCACCAGCCTATGTACCATTTCCTGGGCATCCTGGCTGTGGTGGACATGGGCCTGGCTACCACCATCATGCCTAAGATTTTGGCCATCCTCTGGTTTAATGCCAAAACCATCAGTCTGCCTGAGTGCTTTGCTCAGATGTATGCCATCCACTGTTTTGTGGCCATGGAGTCAGGCATTTTTGTGTGCATGGCCATAGATAGATATGTAGCCATTTGTCTACCACTGCGGTACCCATCCATAGTTACTGACTATTTTGTCATCAAAGCAACCATTTTCATGGCTCTCAGAAGCAGCCTGTCTCCCATCTCAGTGCCTGTCTTGGCTGCTCAGAGACACTACTGCTCCCAGAATCAAATTGAGCACTGTCTTTGTTCTAACCTTGGTGTTACTAGCCTAGCCTGCGATGACAGGAAAATCAACAGTATCAACCAGCTTTTTCTGGCCTGGACAATCATGGGAAGTGACCTGGGTTTGATTATTTTATCATATGCTTTGATCCTTCGCTCTGTGTTGAAGCTGAAGTCAGCAGAAGCTGCATCTAAGGCTATCAGTACCTGCATATCCCATCTCAtcctaatctttttcttttatactgTCGTCATTGTCCTGTCCATCACTCATAGCGCAACAATGACAGTTCCCCTTGTCCCAGTGCTACTCAACGTGCTACACAATGTCATTCCCCCTGCCCTCAATCCCATGGTGTATGCACTCAAGAATAAAGAGCTCAGGCAGGGCTTGTATAATGTACTTAGTCTGGACAGTAAATGTCACTAA
- the LOC133763785 gene encoding putative olfactory receptor 56B2 encodes MFQNLRVSNSSKFQVSEFILMGFPGIHSWQHWLSLPLALLYLLALSANILILTIINKEAALHQPMYHFLGILAVVDMGLATTIMPKILAILWFNAKTISLPECFAQMYAIHCFVAMESGIFVCMAIDRYVAICLPLRYPSIITESFVIKANVLMALRNSVTTIPIPVFAAQRKYCSRNQIEHCLCSNLGVTSLSCDDDRTVKSIYQLLLAWTLMGGDLGLIILSYALILRSVLKLNSVEAAFKALSTCTSHLILIFFFYTVIIVISITHSATMTVPLVPVLLNVLHNVIPPALNPMVYALKNKELRQGLYKVLRLEFKDN; translated from the coding sequence ATGTTCCAGAATCTCAGAGTTTCCAACAGCTCTAAATTCCAGGTCTCTGAGTTCATCCTGATGGGATTCCCAGGCATTCACAGCTGGCAGCACTGGCTCTCCCTGCCCTTGGCTCTGCTCTACCTCTTAGCTCTCAGTGCCAACATCCTCATCCTGACCATCATTAACAAAGAGGCAGCACTGCACCAGCCTATGTACCATTTCCTGGGCATCCTGGCTGTGGTGGACATGGGCCTGGCTACCACCATCATGCCTAAGATTTTGGCCATCCTCTGGTTTAATGCCAAAACCATCAGTCTGCCTGAGTGCTTTGCTCAGATGTATGCCATCCACTGTTTTGTGGCCATGGAGTCAGGCATTTTTGTGTGCATGGCCATAGATAGATATGTAGCCATTTGTCTACCACTGCGGTACCCATCAATAATTACTGAATCTTTTGTCATCAAAGCTAATGTGCTCATGGCACTCAGAAACAGTGTGACAACCATTCCAATACCTGTGTTTGCTGCTCAGAGAAAATATTGCTCCAGAAATCAAATCGAGCACTGTCTGTGTTCTAATCTTGGAGTGACTAGTTTATCCTGTGATGATGATAGGACAGTCAAGAGTATCTACCAGCTCCTGCTTGCTTGGACCCTCATGGGAGGTGACCTGGGTTTGATTATTTTATCATATGCTTTGATCCTTCGCTCTGTGTTAAAGCTGAACTCAGTAGAAGCTGCATTTAAGGCCTTAAGTACCTGCACTTCTCATCTCAtcctaatctttttcttttacacTGTCATCATTGTCATTTCCATCACTCATAGCGCAACAATGACAGTTCCCCTTGTCCCAGTCCTACTCAACGTGCTACACAATGTCATTCCCCCTGCCCTCAATCCCATGGTGTATGCACTCAAGAATAAGGAGCTCAGGCAGGGCTTGTACAAGGTACTTAGGCTGGAGTTTAAAGACAATTAA